Below is a genomic region from Antricoccus suffuscus.
CTTCGCCTACCACGACTCGCTGATGGACCGTGAGACGCCGGCCCTGTCCAAGGCCGAGCGCGAGATGATCGTGGTCGCCACGAGCGCGGCCAACAGCTGTCTCTACTGCGTCATCGCACACGGTGCAATCGCCCGGATCCGCACCAAGAATCCGCGTATCGCCGACCAGCTGGCGAACGACTGGCGCAAGGCCGAGCTCGATGCGCGGCAGTACGCGATTATCGAAGTTGCCATGAAGCTTGCCGTCACCCCAGCCGAGATCGTTGACGAGGACCTCGACAAGCTCCGCAAACATGGGCTGACCGATGAAGACGTCTACGATGTCGGCTCTATCGTGGCCTTCTTCGCGATGAGCAACCGGCTCGCGCACTGGGGCGGAATGATGCCGAACGACGAGTTCTACCTCATGGGCCGAACTCCGAAAGC
It encodes:
- a CDS encoding peroxidase-related enzyme (This protein belongs to a clade of uncharacterized proteins related to peroxidases such as the alkylhydroperoxidase AhpD.), whose amino-acid sequence is MAEHMDPTISKRFPVIDTEDLPDDLRGKVEEIGEKSGFIPNVFRSVSRRPEEMRAFFAYHDSLMDRETPALSKAEREMIVVATSAANSCLYCVIAHGAIARIRTKNPRIADQLANDWRKAELDARQYAIIEVAMKLAVTPAEIVDEDLDKLRKHGLTDEDVYDVGSIVAFFAMSNRLAHWGGMMPNDEFYLMGRTPKAKK